One Rickettsia prowazekii str. Breinl genomic region harbors:
- the hemE gene encoding uroporphyrinogen decarboxylase: MKQILNPLKNSNKIPIWFMRQAGRYLPEYKKVRETTKNFLDFCYDVNKATEVTLQPIRRYGLDAAIIFSDILVLPNALGWEVDFKENIGPVLKQFKSQKDFQYLQRDSNNKLEKVYKIIKKVKEKLPSNTSLIGFAGSPWTVMSYMLEGKGKRDFRTSKKFIYENKILAKDLLNFITEKTSDYLINQVKSGVDLLKIFDSWSGVLAEDDFTEFVIEPTKKIILKVKEVFVKTPIITFPKGAGLLYEKFIEEVPIDILAVDQMVPLEKMKEWSNKVIIQGNLDPVILLTNKEIIKEKTYKILQAMKGKNFIFNLGHGILPETHPENVEFLTQYVRLYEQKNSNSTF, translated from the coding sequence ATGAAACAAATTTTAAATCCATTAAAAAATAGTAATAAAATACCTATTTGGTTTATGCGTCAAGCAGGTAGATATTTACCGGAATATAAAAAAGTGAGAGAAACAACAAAAAATTTTCTCGATTTTTGTTATGATGTTAACAAAGCAACTGAAGTAACATTACAACCAATAAGACGTTATGGACTTGATGCAGCTATTATTTTTTCTGATATATTAGTTTTACCTAATGCTCTTGGATGGGAAGTAGATTTTAAAGAAAACATAGGGCCTGTATTAAAGCAATTTAAATCACAAAAAGATTTTCAATATTTACAAAGAGATTCTAATAATAAATTAGAAAAGGTTTATAAAATAATAAAAAAAGTAAAAGAAAAATTACCTTCTAATACTTCTTTAATAGGGTTTGCAGGTAGTCCTTGGACAGTTATGAGTTACATGTTAGAAGGAAAAGGAAAACGTGATTTTAGAACAAGCAAAAAATTTATATATGAAAATAAAATACTTGCTAAAGATTTATTAAATTTTATTACAGAAAAAACATCTGATTATCTTATAAATCAAGTAAAATCTGGAGTAGATCTTTTAAAGATTTTTGATTCATGGTCAGGGGTACTTGCAGAAGATGATTTTACTGAATTTGTAATAGAGCCAACAAAAAAAATTATACTAAAAGTAAAAGAAGTTTTTGTAAAAACTCCTATAATTACTTTTCCTAAAGGTGCGGGATTATTATACGAAAAATTTATAGAAGAAGTACCGATAGATATTTTAGCTGTAGATCAAATGGTCCCTCTTGAGAAAATGAAAGAGTGGAGTAATAAAGTAATAATACAAGGTAACTTAGATCCGGTTATATTATTAACTAATAAAGAAATTATTAAAGAAAAAACTTATAAAATCCTTCAAGCAATGAAAGGAAAGAATTTTATTTTTAATTTAGGACATGGTATTTTGCCTGAAACACATCCAGAAAATGTAGAATTTTTGACACAATATGTTAGGTTATATGAACAAAAGAATAGCAATAGTACTTTTTAA
- the hemH gene encoding ferrochelatase, whose translation MNKRIAIVLFNLGGPEDIEYVKPFLFNLFYDKAIINLPNPLRYIIAKIISITREKKSQKIYSLIGSKSYLIQETEKQKLAITEKLKEFIKEDFIIFINMRYSTPFAKEVIGQIKEYNPSEIILLPLYPQFSSTTTGSSVKNFLQNIDIDIPIKTICCYPIEEDFIKAHVSIIKEKLYDKNFRILFSAHGLPKRIIKAGDPYSFQIKETVNKIVKELNIKDLDYKITYQSRVGPIEWLKPNTEDEIELAGKLKKDIIIVPISFVSEHVETLVELDIEYKLIADKYKIQYTRIPTLGTNKIFINSLTNILLRFINNTNTNLVMSSSSKRICPNKFTKCLCNLTN comes from the coding sequence ATGAACAAAAGAATAGCAATAGTACTTTTTAATTTAGGTGGTCCAGAAGATATTGAATATGTAAAACCTTTCTTATTTAATCTATTTTATGATAAAGCTATAATTAATTTACCAAATCCTTTACGTTATATTATTGCTAAAATAATTTCTATTACTAGAGAAAAAAAATCTCAAAAAATTTATTCTTTAATTGGTAGTAAATCTTATTTAATTCAGGAAACAGAAAAACAGAAATTAGCAATAACTGAAAAGTTAAAGGAATTCATAAAAGAAGATTTTATTATTTTTATAAATATGAGATATTCAACACCATTTGCTAAAGAAGTGATAGGTCAAATAAAAGAATATAATCCAAGTGAAATAATATTATTGCCATTATATCCTCAATTTTCAAGCACTACTACAGGATCATCGGTTAAAAATTTTTTACAAAATATTGATATTGATATTCCAATTAAAACAATTTGCTGTTACCCCATAGAAGAAGATTTTATAAAAGCTCATGTTTCCATAATAAAAGAAAAACTATACGATAAAAATTTTCGTATATTATTTTCTGCTCACGGATTACCTAAAAGAATAATAAAAGCAGGTGATCCTTATAGCTTTCAGATAAAAGAAACGGTGAATAAAATAGTAAAAGAATTAAATATAAAAGATCTAGATTATAAAATAACTTATCAAAGTAGAGTAGGACCTATAGAATGGTTAAAACCGAATACGGAAGACGAAATAGAACTAGCAGGAAAGTTAAAAAAAGACATAATTATTGTACCTATATCCTTTGTATCTGAGCATGTTGAAACACTAGTAGAACTTGATATTGAATATAAATTAATCGCAGATAAATATAAAATTCAATATACTAGAATCCCAACACTTGGAACAAATAAAATTTTTATTAATAGTTTGACAAATATATTGCTACGTTTTATTAATAATACTAATACCAATTTAGTTATGAGTAGCTCTAGTAAAAGAATATGTCCAAACAAATTTACTAAATGTTTATGTAACTTAACAAATTAA
- the hemJ gene encoding protoporphyrinogen oxidase HemJ, with product MESYYLWFKSAHLISAICWMAGLLYLPRIYVYHTKAKIGSELDSTLQVMELKLLRFIMNPAMISTFIFGLINAHIYGFVALDTWFQFKMFAVLILVIFHGLLARWRKDFAKGKNVHSKKFYRIVNEIPAICMVIAVIMVIVKPFD from the coding sequence ATGGAAAGTTACTACCTATGGTTTAAGTCAGCACATCTAATATCTGCTATATGTTGGATGGCTGGGCTTCTTTATTTACCTAGAATATATGTTTATCATACCAAAGCTAAAATAGGTAGTGAACTAGATAGTACTTTACAAGTAATGGAGCTAAAATTACTCAGATTCATTATGAATCCAGCAATGATTAGCACATTTATATTTGGTTTAATAAATGCTCATATTTACGGGTTTGTTGCTCTTGATACTTGGTTTCAATTTAAAATGTTTGCGGTATTGATTCTAGTTATATTTCATGGTTTACTTGCAAGATGGCGAAAAGATTTTGCAAAAGGTAAGAATGTTCATTCAAAAAAATTTTATCGCATAGTTAATGAAATTCCAGCTATATGTATGGTTATTGCAGTAATAATGGTTATAGTCAAACCATTTGACTAA
- the hemF gene encoding oxygen-dependent coproporphyrinogen oxidase: protein MNTENKEITSNWFTNLRDLLCKEFEKIEEKYAQIKGLKPAKFVRTSWKRNGGGCGIMSLMKGEVFEKVGVNISTVFGEFSQEFRSEILGAELDGKFFATGISVVAHLKSPLIPAMHFNTRYIETSKNWFGGGGDLTPFYPEENETAKFHTAFKEACDKYDSSYYPKFKKQCDEYFYLRHRKEPRGVGGIFYDYLNSGNFEQDFAFTKDIGKALLSVYPEIVRSKLFLPWTAEQKEYQLIRRGRYVEFNLLYDRGTKFGLMTDGNVEAILMSLPPVVKFN from the coding sequence ATGAACACAGAAAATAAAGAAATAACAAGTAATTGGTTTACTAATTTACGTGATTTGTTGTGCAAAGAATTTGAAAAAATCGAAGAAAAATATGCACAGATAAAAGGTTTAAAACCGGCTAAGTTTGTACGCACAAGCTGGAAACGTAATGGTGGTGGATGCGGTATTATGTCTCTCATGAAAGGAGAAGTATTTGAAAAAGTCGGTGTTAATATATCCACTGTATTCGGTGAATTCTCTCAAGAATTTCGCTCTGAGATTCTTGGAGCAGAGCTAGATGGAAAATTCTTTGCAACAGGCATATCAGTAGTTGCTCATCTTAAATCTCCGTTAATTCCTGCTATGCATTTCAATACTCGTTATATAGAAACTTCTAAAAACTGGTTTGGTGGTGGTGGTGATTTAACACCTTTTTATCCAGAAGAAAACGAAACTGCAAAGTTTCATACAGCTTTTAAAGAAGCATGCGATAAGTATGATTCTAGCTATTATCCTAAATTCAAAAAACAATGTGACGAATATTTTTATCTAAGACATAGAAAAGAGCCAAGAGGAGTAGGAGGAATATTTTATGATTACTTAAATAGCGGTAATTTTGAACAAGATTTTGCATTTACAAAGGACATAGGTAAGGCTTTATTGTCAGTATATCCTGAAATTGTTAGAAGTAAGTTATTTCTACCTTGGACAGCTGAACAGAAAGAATACCAACTTATAAGGCGAGGTAGATATGTAGAATTTAATTTACTATATGATCGCGGTACTAAATTCGGCTTAATGACCGATGGAAATGTTGAAGCAATATTAATGTCACTACCACCTGTAGTAAAGTTTAATTAA
- a CDS encoding MFS transporter, translated as MNRSKLIFLSAISGNVLEYYDFTVYSVFSLIIGQIFFPGESEFIRILLSLGVFAVGFLTRPIGGILFGYIGDRYGRRVALIISMLGMTIPTFIMGLIPSYASIGIYAPITLVIMRLIQGLCISGEGTGAAIFILEHRQNLRHGFTAGLVHGSNIAGTLIATFIGIIIERYFSYIDFAWRFAFLLGGLMGFAGFYFRLRVSETPIFKMIEKKKQVLKAPFSNVIRTAWISMFLTICIGAIASSVMYLVKTYINVFYYNVMNLSNTIALSYLAYSSFVAMIAMPLAGGTADIIGKFKMAMLVGVAILILILPTMLLMSAKEMWQQIIALTILGILAGSIAGTAYIFVISLFTAEQRFTGVAFSYNFAIAIFGGTSPIISRWLVEHTGLFYAPAFYIMIIAIIFLIIMYTMKKVIKSLLNNYEHRK; from the coding sequence ATGAATAGATCTAAGTTGATTTTTTTATCTGCTATTTCAGGTAATGTACTCGAATATTATGATTTTACGGTATATTCAGTTTTTTCACTGATTATTGGACAAATTTTTTTCCCAGGTGAATCAGAATTCATTAGAATTCTTCTAAGCCTTGGAGTATTTGCGGTTGGTTTTCTAACAAGGCCAATAGGCGGCATATTATTTGGTTATATCGGCGATAGATACGGTAGACGTGTCGCTTTAATAATTTCGATGCTAGGTATGACTATTCCTACCTTCATTATGGGTCTCATACCATCATATGCAAGTATTGGAATTTATGCTCCTATAACTTTAGTTATAATGAGGCTTATTCAAGGATTATGTATTAGCGGTGAAGGAACCGGAGCAGCTATTTTTATCCTTGAACATCGCCAAAACTTAAGACACGGATTTACAGCAGGTTTAGTACATGGCTCAAATATTGCAGGTACGTTAATTGCAACATTTATCGGTATAATAATTGAACGTTATTTTTCTTATATAGATTTTGCTTGGCGTTTTGCTTTTCTTCTTGGTGGATTGATGGGTTTTGCTGGATTTTACTTTAGATTACGTGTATCGGAAACACCGATTTTTAAAATGATTGAGAAAAAGAAACAAGTTCTGAAAGCCCCTTTTTCTAATGTAATTAGAACTGCTTGGATATCTATGTTTTTAACCATCTGCATAGGTGCGATCGCTAGCAGCGTTATGTATTTAGTAAAAACATATATAAATGTTTTTTATTATAATGTAATGAATCTTAGTAATACTATTGCTTTATCATATTTAGCGTATAGTTCATTTGTTGCTATGATAGCGATGCCGCTTGCCGGAGGTACTGCAGATATTATTGGAAAATTTAAAATGGCAATGCTTGTTGGTGTTGCTATCTTGATATTAATTTTACCGACCATGTTACTAATGTCAGCAAAAGAGATGTGGCAACAAATTATAGCTCTTACAATACTTGGTATACTCGCAGGAAGTATAGCAGGTACTGCTTATATATTTGTTATATCATTATTTACAGCAGAACAAAGATTTACCGGCGTTGCTTTTAGCTATAATTTTGCAATAGCGATATTCGGCGGAACTTCGCCTATTATTTCTCGTTGGCTTGTGGAGCATACAGGTTTATTTTATGCTCCAGCTTTTTATATTATGATTATTGCCATCATATTTTTAATAATTATGTATACGATGAAGAAAGTAATTAAATCGTTACTTAATAATTATGAACACAGAAAATAA
- a CDS encoding zinc-finger domain-containing protein — MEIVNSLDVSVSCHGKEPLYGHPKVYLEIDKEKNEIICPYCSKKFKLVTK; from the coding sequence ATGGAAATTGTTAATAGTCTTGATGTATCTGTCTCTTGTCATGGCAAAGAACCTCTATATGGTCATCCAAAAGTTTATTTAGAGATAGATAAAGAAAAAAATGAAATCATTTGCCCATATTGTAGTAAGAAATTTAAATTAGTAACAAAGTGA
- the mutL gene encoding DNA mismatch repair endonuclease MutL — MTIKFLSESTINRIAAGEVIERPASVVKELVENAIDGGSTKIDIILERAGKNLIIVSDDGIGMTDKELEIAVKRHTTSKLNESDFFNIHTFGFRGEALASIAAISKMLITSKKREADKAFQIKLIGGNKQQITVSVHNEGTKIEVRDLFFATPARLKFLRSDKTELAASIDIVKKIALAHPRISFNLIHDNKNLLKLKGQNKDSETNLKQRIIDVIGDVFIKNAAYIDFKTPDFSICGYSSIPTYNKASSEDQFLFINNRPIKDKLLQVALRVAYQDYLARDRYALCVIFLQIDPQLVDVNVHPAKAEVRFHDPNYVRNILIEAIKNALTNKSQITATTIGSDKNSLVNKEPTIHKATNVNSKASEYTSFNFKRNTAYHTLPYGKIEQEVGKCIEHNNQSHKQYKFGVAKAQLHTTYIISQTEDSIVIIDQHAAYERLGYAKIKYCLKNGELVKQRLLIPEIVELSSQKKADCLYENREKLFKLSLTIEKFGEKSIIVTEIPNILGDVNVQKLIQDLADHLSDFAKNMPLKELIEHVIKIYICHYSIRAARKLSADEMNSLLRQMENMSFSAQCNNNRPTYIELKLKDIELLFRL; from the coding sequence GTGACTATAAAATTTCTATCAGAAAGTACTATCAATAGAATTGCTGCTGGTGAAGTTATAGAAAGACCTGCATCAGTAGTAAAGGAATTAGTTGAAAATGCTATTGATGGAGGTAGTACTAAAATAGATATTATCTTAGAACGTGCTGGTAAAAATCTAATCATTGTTTCCGATGATGGTATAGGTATGACTGATAAAGAATTAGAAATAGCAGTTAAACGTCATACAACTTCTAAGCTTAATGAAAGCGATTTTTTTAATATTCATACTTTTGGTTTTAGGGGTGAAGCACTAGCGTCTATTGCTGCCATTAGTAAAATGCTAATTACTTCTAAGAAAAGAGAAGCTGATAAAGCATTTCAGATTAAATTAATTGGTGGTAATAAACAACAAATTACTGTTTCTGTTCATAATGAAGGTACTAAAATAGAGGTACGTGATTTATTTTTTGCAACACCTGCTCGTTTAAAGTTTTTAAGAAGCGATAAAACAGAACTTGCAGCAAGTATAGATATCGTTAAAAAAATCGCTCTAGCACATCCAAGAATTTCTTTTAATTTAATACATGACAACAAGAATCTTTTAAAACTTAAAGGTCAAAATAAAGATTCTGAAACTAATCTAAAACAGCGTATAATTGATGTAATAGGTGATGTTTTTATAAAAAATGCTGCTTATATAGATTTCAAAACACCTGATTTCTCTATTTGTGGATATAGTAGTATTCCAACATATAACAAAGCTTCAAGTGAAGACCAGTTTTTATTTATCAATAATAGACCGATAAAAGATAAATTACTACAAGTAGCTCTAAGAGTAGCATATCAGGATTATTTAGCTCGTGATCGTTATGCACTATGTGTTATATTCTTACAAATTGATCCGCAGCTTGTTGATGTTAACGTACATCCAGCAAAAGCAGAAGTTAGATTTCATGATCCGAATTATGTACGAAATATATTAATAGAAGCGATTAAAAATGCTTTAACAAATAAAAGTCAAATTACTGCGACTACTATCGGATCTGATAAAAATTCTTTAGTTAACAAAGAGCCTACGATACACAAAGCTACAAATGTTAATAGCAAAGCTAGCGAATATACTAGCTTTAATTTTAAGCGAAATACTGCTTATCATACATTACCGTATGGTAAAATAGAACAAGAAGTAGGAAAGTGTATAGAACACAATAATCAAAGTCATAAACAATATAAGTTTGGGGTAGCTAAAGCACAACTTCATACAACTTATATTATTTCGCAAACTGAAGATAGTATAGTAATTATTGATCAACATGCAGCATATGAACGTTTAGGATATGCAAAAATAAAATATTGTCTTAAAAATGGAGAATTAGTTAAACAACGTTTGCTTATTCCTGAGATAGTAGAGCTATCAAGCCAAAAAAAAGCAGATTGTTTATATGAAAATAGAGAAAAACTATTTAAACTTAGTTTAACTATAGAAAAATTCGGTGAGAAATCTATTATAGTAACTGAAATTCCAAATATCCTTGGAGATGTGAACGTACAAAAATTAATTCAAGATCTTGCTGATCATTTATCAGATTTTGCTAAGAATATGCCTTTAAAAGAGTTAATAGAACATGTGATAAAAATTTATATCTGTCATTACTCTATTAGAGCGGCACGAAAATTATCAGCAGATGAAATGAATTCATTACTGCGTCAGATGGAAAATATGTCGTTTTCAGCTCAATGTAATAACAATAGACCTACTTATATTGAGTTGAAGCTTAAGGATATTGAACTCTTGTTCAGATTGTAA
- the rpmG gene encoding 50S ribosomal protein L33 — MAKKNKNVLVRLVSTAGTGVFWVKKRNPRTQTEKLSFRKYDKVVRKHVLFKEEKIK, encoded by the coding sequence ATGGCAAAGAAAAATAAAAATGTTTTAGTAAGGCTAGTAAGTACTGCCGGCACAGGTGTTTTTTGGGTAAAAAAACGTAATCCAAGGACTCAAACTGAAAAACTTTCTTTTCGTAAGTATGATAAAGTAGTTAGGAAACATGTTCTTTTTAAAGAAGAAAAAATAAAATAA
- the rpsP gene encoding 30S ribosomal protein S16, giving the protein MAVKIRLARGGAKKRPFYRVVIANATAPRDGDFLEKVGTYNPMLASDNSERVILKKDRIEYWLGTGAKPTERVAKFIEKAGVTLPKKVKKEMEVKAKNRKVRPSKKQSKES; this is encoded by the coding sequence ATGGCAGTAAAAATTCGTTTAGCTAGAGGTGGTGCTAAAAAGCGTCCTTTTTACCGTGTAGTGATAGCTAACGCAACAGCACCTCGTGATGGTGATTTTTTAGAAAAAGTTGGAACTTATAATCCAATGCTTGCTTCAGATAATAGTGAGCGTGTGATTTTAAAGAAAGATCGTATAGAATATTGGCTTGGCACTGGTGCTAAGCCAACTGAGCGAGTCGCAAAATTTATTGAGAAAGCTGGTGTTACTCTTCCTAAGAAGGTTAAAAAAGAAATGGAAGTTAAGGCAAAAAACCGTAAAGTTAGACCAAGTAAAAAGCAATCTAAAGAATCTTAG
- the lipB gene encoding lipoyl(octanoyl) transferase LipB — MIRFITLQNLMDYQVTLKLMEDYVNKVINDNEPEIVYLVEHSEVYTAGTNYKQEELLNYDDIPVIYTGRGGKFTFHGPGQRVIYPILNLALPNRHKDLKLYIKMLEEWIINSLNYFGIKGYLIKDKVGIWIKVNKGEFAKIAAIGVRVRKWVTYHGIAINISTDLCKFNGIIPCGLESSLVTSLNQLGIYVEMSEFDKIIQTEFNKIFK; from the coding sequence ATGATACGATTTATAACTCTACAAAATCTTATGGATTATCAAGTTACTTTGAAATTAATGGAAGATTATGTTAACAAAGTAATTAACGATAATGAGCCGGAAATTGTTTATTTAGTAGAACATTCGGAAGTATATACAGCTGGCACTAATTATAAACAAGAAGAATTATTAAATTACGATGATATTCCAGTAATTTACACAGGACGTGGTGGTAAATTTACTTTTCATGGGCCAGGACAGCGCGTTATTTATCCAATTCTTAATTTAGCCTTGCCAAATCGACATAAAGATTTAAAGCTATATATAAAAATGCTTGAAGAATGGATTATTAATAGCTTAAATTATTTTGGGATTAAAGGATATCTTATTAAAGATAAAGTAGGAATCTGGATAAAAGTAAATAAAGGAGAATTTGCTAAAATTGCTGCAATAGGTGTTAGAGTAAGAAAATGGGTTACATACCACGGTATAGCTATAAATATTTCAACAGATTTATGTAAGTTTAATGGGATTATTCCTTGTGGACTTGAAAGTTCTTTAGTAACATCTTTAAATCAGTTAGGGATTTATGTTGAAATGTCTGAATTTGATAAAATTATTCAAACCGAATTTAATAAAATATTTAAATGA
- a CDS encoding YdcF family protein, with the protein MIRKFLLIILAIFTLWVGGFGYYLYLINSYKLNSNTTNAIIVFADGGHKIETCMALLKAGYAPILFITGIESTERFKNLLMKHNVIEQQVILAPNKIMSEEDNIKEAINFIVTYNLTLITLVEHNYNIPFMLNKLQKAIPSSNNVYIVPYPVFSKPKYDVLLKSYHRYLMSIVN; encoded by the coding sequence ATGATCAGAAAATTTTTACTCATAATTTTAGCAATTTTTACTCTTTGGGTCGGTGGTTTTGGTTATTATTTATATTTAATAAATTCTTATAAACTTAATAGTAATACTACTAATGCAATAATAGTATTTGCAGATGGGGGACATAAAATTGAAACTTGTATGGCTTTGCTTAAGGCAGGTTATGCGCCTATATTATTTATTACCGGTATAGAATCTACAGAGCGCTTTAAAAATTTGTTAATGAAACATAATGTTATAGAACAACAAGTAATACTTGCTCCAAATAAAATAATGTCTGAAGAAGATAATATTAAGGAAGCTATCAATTTTATTGTAACTTACAATCTTACTTTAATAACTTTAGTAGAGCATAATTATAATATACCTTTTATGCTGAATAAGCTTCAAAAAGCTATTCCTTCTTCTAATAATGTATATATAGTGCCATATCCTGTTTTTTCCAAACCAAAATATGATGTGTTATTAAAATCCTATCATCGTTATTTAATGAGTATAGTAAACTAA
- the dapE gene encoding succinyl-diaminopimelate desuccinylase — translation MYTHYLKNLVSFKSVTPNSAGAIEYIDDLLKQHSFKTEIKIFGDSKKEQVTNLYAIFGGNEPNICFVGHVDVVPAGNYEFWHNSNPFKFHEQDGKIYGRGTVDMKGAIACFLAASLNFIKNNTDFKGSISFLITSDEEGKSKHGTKEMLQYIYDQRYKIDFAVVGEPTCEKEIGDTIKIGRRGSVNFKLNIVGLAGHVAYPHKANNPLPCLIKILNELINIKLDEGTEFFQNSNLEVTNIDVDNDTSNTIPASAAAHFNIRFNSLHNVETLRQLIEQIIKQYCKEYKVDYKLEYSSSAESFIQNPNDNDKIKKFANVIERTLKIKSKFSTSGGTSDARFVKDYCSLVEFGLLSDMAHKINEYTKISDLQKLYNVYYNFLIEIL, via the coding sequence ATGTACACTCATTATTTAAAAAACTTAGTCAGCTTTAAGTCAGTAACGCCTAATAGTGCTGGAGCTATTGAATATATTGATGATTTGCTCAAGCAACACAGTTTTAAAACTGAAATAAAAATATTTGGTGATTCTAAAAAAGAGCAAGTCACTAACCTTTATGCTATTTTTGGTGGTAACGAGCCTAATATTTGCTTTGTTGGTCATGTAGATGTAGTACCGGCTGGCAATTATGAGTTTTGGCATAATTCTAATCCATTTAAATTTCATGAGCAAGATGGAAAGATATATGGAAGAGGTACGGTAGATATGAAAGGTGCCATAGCATGCTTTTTAGCTGCTAGTTTAAATTTTATAAAAAATAATACCGATTTTAAAGGTTCAATTAGTTTCTTGATTACTAGTGATGAAGAGGGAAAATCAAAACATGGTACTAAAGAAATGTTACAATATATTTATGATCAAAGATATAAGATAGATTTTGCCGTTGTTGGTGAACCCACTTGTGAAAAAGAAATAGGTGATACGATTAAGATCGGTAGAAGAGGAAGTGTTAACTTTAAATTAAATATAGTAGGTTTAGCTGGGCATGTAGCTTATCCTCATAAAGCAAATAATCCATTACCTTGCTTAATTAAAATATTGAATGAGTTAATAAATATAAAACTTGATGAAGGTACTGAATTTTTTCAAAATTCAAATCTTGAAGTAACAAATATTGATGTTGATAATGATACCTCAAATACCATTCCAGCAAGTGCAGCAGCACACTTTAATATACGTTTTAATAGTTTACATAATGTAGAAACTTTAAGGCAATTAATAGAGCAAATTATAAAACAATATTGTAAAGAATATAAAGTAGATTATAAGCTAGAATATAGTAGTTCTGCTGAAAGTTTTATTCAAAATCCTAACGATAATGATAAAATAAAAAAATTTGCTAATGTAATAGAGAGAACGTTAAAAATAAAATCTAAATTTTCTACAAGCGGTGGTACATCAGATGCAAGGTTTGTTAAAGATTATTGTTCCTTAGTAGAGTTCGGTTTATTATCTGATATGGCACATAAAATAAATGAATATACCAAAATTAGCGATTTACAAAAATTATATAATGTGTATTATAACTTTTTGATAGAAATACTTTGA
- a CDS encoding DNA polymerase III subunit chi — MQQFSIYHTSNELFLKAILRLIEKCYYSNFKSVILTTDVHQQEMLNKNLWTYSRKQFIPHGSKFDPQPAKQPIYITDELQNPNNASVLVIISPTDIAKILQVKEYIKVFKRIIIITDLLENLKELIIKINKFTGQENKIDCFTQNPIGTWNKIA, encoded by the coding sequence ATGCAGCAATTTAGTATTTATCACACAAGCAACGAATTGTTTCTAAAAGCAATATTACGTCTTATAGAAAAATGTTATTACTCTAATTTTAAAAGTGTGATATTAACTACAGATGTACATCAACAAGAAATGCTCAATAAAAATCTTTGGACTTATTCACGTAAACAGTTTATACCTCATGGTAGTAAATTTGATCCGCAGCCTGCAAAACAACCTATTTATATTACAGATGAGTTACAAAATCCTAATAATGCTAGTGTTCTTGTTATTATTTCACCTACAGATATAGCAAAAATTTTACAAGTCAAAGAATATATAAAAGTCTTCAAAAGGATAATTATAATAACAGATTTACTGGAAAATTTAAAAGAATTAATTATTAAAATAAATAAATTTACTGGGCAGGAAAACAAAATAGATTGTTTTACTCAAAATCCTATTGGAACTTGGAATAAAATAGCATAA